Proteins encoded within one genomic window of Christensenellaceae bacterium:
- a CDS encoding UDP-N-acetylmuramoyl-L-alanyl-D-glutamate--2,6-diaminopimelate ligase — protein sequence MQLKNLIKNIECEIRGEGSVSIKALSLNPNDCKNALLFCYKGVKSDGHDYLEIAQNCGATALVVERFLDTALPQIRVLNTRKVMGPICRDFYLSPNRGLKMIGVCGTNGKTTTTFMLKQIFEAAGHKVCLIGTSGVMMGSKLLPATLTTPDPPVLHKLLRQAYDNGCTVVVMEVSAHAMDLDKLEGIRFDMGVFSNLTQDHLDYFGTMENYAAAKQKFFDRFCEFCIFNLDNAYGKLFFKSCPSHKIGFGLMSGEYRASVTKSTLEGSDFSVVKEGNPSLHIKINMAGRFNVYNALSAAAAANVMGISDNSVIKGLHSLSQVDGRFNVTRFDKVFIVIDYAHSPDGVLNILKAVKEVVYGKILTVFGCGGERDSLKRPIMGRIVAELSDEIIITSDNPRSENPDDIIAQIKAGVSHECVCITDRREAILYALKSAHPGDTVVILGKGAETTQEIAGIKYPFCDTSVVHEFFEGGPKESV from the coding sequence ATGCAGCTAAAAAATTTAATTAAAAATATAGAATGTGAAATCAGAGGCGAGGGCAGCGTCAGTATAAAAGCACTCAGTCTTAACCCAAACGATTGCAAAAATGCTCTGCTGTTTTGTTATAAGGGTGTTAAAAGCGACGGACATGATTATTTAGAAATTGCACAAAATTGCGGTGCTACGGCGCTTGTGGTAGAACGATTTCTAGACACAGCATTGCCTCAGATAAGGGTGCTGAACACGCGAAAGGTTATGGGACCTATTTGTCGGGATTTTTATTTAAGCCCAAACAGAGGGCTTAAGATGATAGGGGTATGCGGTACAAATGGCAAAACAACAACAACCTTTATGCTGAAGCAAATTTTTGAAGCAGCGGGGCATAAGGTGTGTCTTATAGGTACTTCAGGTGTGATGATGGGAAGTAAGCTGCTTCCTGCAACCCTTACTACTCCGGACCCGCCTGTGTTGCACAAATTATTGAGGCAGGCTTATGACAACGGCTGCACGGTGGTTGTGATGGAAGTTTCGGCTCATGCGATGGACCTAGATAAGCTTGAGGGCATCAGGTTTGACATGGGAGTTTTTAGCAATCTTACACAAGACCATTTGGATTATTTTGGTACGATGGAAAATTATGCCGCTGCCAAACAAAAGTTTTTTGACAGATTTTGTGAATTTTGTATATTTAATTTAGATAATGCTTATGGAAAGCTCTTTTTTAAAAGCTGCCCGTCACACAAAATCGGTTTTGGGCTTATGAGCGGAGAATATAGAGCGAGCGTAACAAAAAGCACGCTTGAGGGCAGTGATTTTAGTGTAGTTAAGGAGGGAAATCCTTCTTTGCATATTAAAATTAATATGGCCGGCAGGTTTAATGTTTATAATGCGTTATCCGCCGCCGCTGCGGCAAATGTAATGGGTATCAGTGATAATTCTGTCATAAAAGGACTTCACAGCCTCAGTCAGGTTGATGGCAGATTTAATGTAACAAGGTTTGACAAAGTGTTTATTGTAATTGATTATGCTCACAGCCCGGACGGTGTTCTAAATATATTAAAAGCAGTTAAAGAAGTTGTATACGGAAAGATTTTGACTGTGTTTGGCTGCGGAGGGGAGCGCGATAGTTTAAAACGCCCTATTATGGGCAGAATTGTAGCGGAGTTGAGTGATGAAATAATTATCACCAGCGACAATCCGCGAAGCGAAAATCCTGACGATATAATAGCGCAAATCAAAGCGGGTGTATCACATGAGTGTGTTTGTATAACAGACCGAAGAGAAGCGATTCTTTATGCGCTTAAAAGTGCACACCCGGGCGACACTGTGGTGATTTTGGGCAAGGGGGCCGAAACTACGCAGGAGATAGCGGGGATTAAATACCCTTTCTGCGATACAAGTGTAGTACATGAGTTTTTTGAAGGCGGGCCTAAGGAGAGCGTATGA
- the mraY gene encoding phospho-N-acetylmuramoyl-pentapeptide-transferase has translation MTNFIFVFLFGFVLCAGLTPLVIILSRRLKFGQNILHYVESHTAKQGTPTMGGIAFVLSTVLASLFFINTNYSFGFLILALGLGFGVLGFLDDFIKIRFKRNMGLRAYQKIIGQASLAIIAALFVYLNPNIENSVILPFSNTSIELGFFVVPLIVFVFLALTNSVNLTDGLDGLASGVSLMYLLGFAFITYFYIGTGLTHTMNSDVILISLALVGSLFAFLMFNCYPAKIFMGDTGSLAIGAFLASLACFNGMMLYVPILGFMFVLSSISVIIQVLHFKRTKRRVFLMTPLHHHFEKKGVHESRIVAIYIVITAVIALFCLLLLGGI, from the coding sequence ATGACAAATTTCATTTTTGTATTTTTGTTTGGATTTGTGTTGTGTGCGGGACTCACTCCGCTTGTTATCATTTTGTCGCGAAGGCTTAAGTTTGGGCAGAATATACTCCATTATGTAGAAAGCCACACCGCAAAACAGGGTACCCCTACTATGGGCGGCATAGCCTTTGTGTTAAGTACGGTTCTGGCCAGCTTGTTTTTTATCAACACCAACTATTCATTTGGTTTTTTGATTTTGGCGCTGGGGCTTGGTTTTGGCGTGCTTGGGTTTTTGGATGATTTCATAAAAATAAGGTTTAAGCGAAATATGGGCTTGCGGGCCTATCAAAAAATTATCGGACAAGCATCTCTTGCAATTATAGCAGCACTTTTTGTTTATCTTAATCCAAATATTGAAAACAGTGTAATTCTGCCGTTTAGCAACACGAGTATTGAGCTGGGCTTTTTTGTGGTGCCGCTTATCGTTTTTGTGTTTCTGGCCTTGACCAACAGCGTAAATCTGACTGACGGCCTTGACGGGCTTGCCTCAGGGGTGAGCCTTATGTATCTGCTGGGCTTTGCGTTTATAACCTATTTTTATATAGGCACAGGCCTCACTCACACCATGAACAGCGATGTTATATTGATTTCTCTGGCTCTTGTGGGCAGTCTGTTTGCCTTTTTAATGTTTAATTGCTATCCTGCCAAAATATTTATGGGTGACACGGGCTCTCTTGCAATCGGAGCGTTTCTTGCTTCGCTTGCGTGTTTTAACGGGATGATGCTTTATGTGCCTATATTGGGTTTTATGTTTGTTTTGTCGAGTATATCTGTAATTATTCAGGTGCTTCACTTTAAGCGAACCAAAAGACGTGTGTTTTTGATGACGCCTCTTCATCACCATTTTGAAAAGAAAGGAGTGCATGAAAGCCGGATTGTCGCCATATATATAGTAATAACAGCGGTGATAGCATTATTTTGTTTGCTGCTTTTGGGGGGCATATGA
- the murD gene encoding UDP-N-acetylmuramoyl-L-alanine--D-glutamate ligase: protein MKLKNCNILIYGLGKSGRAALKLLYSEKSRFFLFDDDTKQFENLLGKVKGLDNIFLLNKLTKDMVDEMDLIILSPGVSVDNAILKYAKTKNKRIMGELELGFVSCKNDFLCVTGTNGKTTTVNLLWAIFNQAKKRCSVVGNVGVPVCDKISKETKKDIFVCEVSSFQLESIKNFRPKIASILNIDVDHLDRHKTKKVYAQAKYKIAQNMKKKDCLVLNQNCAVSMKLAPKTRCKIYYFNTEKECIGAYIKDDKVCINIKKPIEIMNVSDIKLVGRHNQENILCAALMAYLYKIRPIHIKQAISEFVLPHHRIEKVDTIGGVTYINDSKATNIGATIAALKAITEPINLILGGSDKGYDYMLLFKHLPSNVIRIAAAGAVGDKIMAAAGEFSEITRVKTLKDAVTLLKNKAQAGEVVLLSPASASFDEFNGYAERGQKFCEYVRANE from the coding sequence ATGAAATTAAAAAATTGCAATATTCTGATTTATGGATTGGGTAAAAGCGGAAGGGCGGCGTTGAAGTTGCTTTACAGCGAAAAATCCCGTTTCTTTTTGTTTGACGATGACACCAAACAGTTTGAAAACTTGCTTGGCAAAGTGAAGGGCCTTGATAATATATTTTTGCTAAATAAACTCACTAAGGATATGGTTGACGAGATGGATTTGATTATCCTCAGTCCCGGTGTGAGCGTAGACAACGCGATTTTGAAATATGCAAAAACAAAAAATAAGCGCATTATGGGCGAGCTCGAGCTGGGCTTTGTCAGCTGCAAAAATGACTTTTTATGTGTTACCGGAACAAACGGAAAAACCACTACAGTAAATCTGTTATGGGCCATATTCAATCAGGCAAAAAAACGGTGCTCGGTTGTGGGTAATGTGGGTGTACCGGTATGTGATAAGATATCTAAAGAAACCAAGAAAGATATTTTTGTATGCGAGGTCAGCAGCTTTCAACTTGAGAGTATCAAAAACTTCAGGCCCAAGATTGCGTCTATCCTCAATATTGATGTAGATCATCTAGACCGCCATAAGACAAAAAAAGTTTATGCTCAGGCAAAGTATAAGATTGCGCAGAATATGAAAAAGAAAGATTGTCTTGTGCTCAACCAGAACTGCGCCGTCAGCATGAAGCTTGCCCCAAAGACCCGATGCAAGATATATTATTTTAATACTGAGAAGGAATGCATTGGTGCATACATAAAAGATGATAAGGTATGTATAAACATAAAAAAGCCGATAGAGATTATGAATGTGTCGGATATTAAGCTTGTAGGGCGGCATAATCAGGAAAATATTTTATGTGCAGCTTTGATGGCATATCTATATAAAATTAGGCCTATACATATCAAACAGGCGATAAGTGAATTTGTTTTGCCTCATCACAGAATTGAAAAGGTTGATACGATAGGCGGAGTTACATACATAAACGACAGCAAGGCCACCAACATAGGTGCTACTATCGCCGCCCTCAAAGCTATAACCGAGCCCATAAATCTGATTTTGGGTGGCAGTGACAAGGGCTATGATTATATGCTTTTGTTTAAGCATTTGCCAAGTAATGTCATAAGAATTGCAGCAGCGGGCGCCGTGGGTGACAAGATTATGGCGGCGGCAGGTGAGTTTAGCGAAATTACAAGAGTAAAAACACTTAAGGATGCGGTTACGCTTTTAAAGAATAAGGCACAGGCGGGGGAGGTTGTGCTTTTGAGTCCTGCCAGCGCCAGCTTTGACGAGTTTAACGGATATGCCGAGCGGGGTCAGAAGTTTTGTGAATATGTGAGGGCAAATGAATAG